From Apium graveolens cultivar Ventura chromosome 9, ASM990537v1, whole genome shotgun sequence, the proteins below share one genomic window:
- the LOC141682718 gene encoding importin beta-like SAD2, with translation MDLHSLAVVLQAALSPNPDERKAAEQSLNQIQYTPQHLVRMLQIIVDGNCDAAVRQVASIHFKNFIAKNWSPHDPDEQSKILPSDKDLVRQNILVFILQVPPLLRAQLGECLKTIIHSDYPEQWPSLLHWVKHNLQDQQVYGALFVLRILSRKYEFKSDEERIPVHHIVQETFPHLLGIFNRLVQINNPSTEVADLIKLICKIFWSSIYLEIPKQLFDPNVFNAWMVLFLNILERPVPLEGQPADPELRKSWGWWKVKKWTVHILNRLYTRFGDLKLQNPENKAFAQMFQKGFAAKILECHLNLLNVIRVGGYLPDRVTNLILQYLSNSVSKTNMYNLLQSRLDTLLFEIIFPLMCFNDEDQKLWDEDPHEYVRKGYDIIEDLYSPRTAAMDFVSELVRKRGKENLHKFILYIVEIFRRYDEAAIEYKPYRQKDGALLAIGALCDKLKQTEPYKSELERMLLQHVFPEFNSHVGHLRAKAAWVAGQYAHIKFSDTNIFRKALQSVVAGMRDPELPVRVDSVFALRSFVEACKDLDEIRPILPQLLDEFFKLMNEVENEDLVFTLETIVDKFGEEMAPYALGLCQNLAAAFWKCMHTAEVDDEADDPGALAAVGCLRAISTILESVSRLPQLFVQIEPTLLPIMRRMLTTDGQEVFEEVLEIVSYMTFYSPTISMDMWTLWPLMTEALSDWAIDFFPNILVPLDNFISRGTMHYLTCKEPDYQQSLWKLISTIMGDKNMEDSDIEPAPKLIEVVFQNFRGQADHWVEPYIRITVERLRRTEGAYLKCLLMQVIANALYYNAPLTLNILQKLGVATEIFNHWFQMLQQTKKSGLRSNFKRIHDKKVCCLGLTALLQLPAEQLPMEAMMRVFKATLDLLAAYKDQVAEAAKDLEIAGDDDMNGLLSDEEDDVDESDKEMGVDAEDVDEANNKSLQRLAAQARSFRSNDDEEDDDDTDDDFSDDEELQSPIDEVDPFVFFVDSTKVLQESGEMRFQSLTQALDIHYQALANVVFQHAELRRVEIEKEKLAKASGVAPSS, from the exons ATGGATCTTCACAGTCTGGCAGTGGTTCTTCAAGCTGCACTTAGTCCTAATCCTGATGAACGTAAAGCTGCTGAACAAAGTCTTAATCAG ATTCAGTACACACCTCAGCATTTGGTGAGGATGTTGCAGATCATTGTAGATGGAAATTGCGATGCCGCAGTAAGACAAGTTGCAAGTATACATTTTAAAAACTTTATTGCCAAAAACTGGTCACCCCATGATCCCG ACGAGCAATCAAAGATCCTGCCTAGTGATAAAGATTTGGTTCGGCAGAATATTCTCGTGTTTATCCTCCAGGTTCCCCCACTGTTGAG GGCACAGCTTGGCGAGTGTCTCAAGACAATTATACATTCTGATTACCCCGAGCAATGGCCAAGTCTTTTACACTGGGTAAAACATAATTTACAAGATCAACAAGTTTATGGAGCTTTGTTTGTGCTGAGAATCCTTTCTAGGAAATACGA GTTCAAGTCAGATGAGGAGCGGATACCAGTTCATCACATTGTTCAAGAGACATTTCCTCATTTGCTGGGTATATTTAACAGGCTTGTTCAAATTAATAATCCTTCAACAGAAGTAGCGGACTTGATCAAGCTCATCTGCAAGATATTCTGGTCATCTATATAT TTGGAGATTCCAAAGCAGCTATTTGATCCGAACGTGTTCAATGCTTGGATGGTTCTTTTCCTAAACATATTGGAGAGACCTGTACCTCTTGAAGGACAACCAGCTGACCCAGAGCTCAGGAAATCATGGGGTTGGTGGAAGGTTAAAAAGTGGACAGTTCACATATTAAACCGCCTATACACTCG GTTCGGTGATCTGAAACTTCAAAACCCAGAAAACAAAGCTTTTGCCCAGATGTTTCAGAAGGGTTTTGCTGCGAAGATTTTGGAATGTCACTTAAATTTGTTGAATGTGATTAGGGTTGGTGGTTATCTGCCTGACAGAGTTACCAATCTTATCTTGCAATATCTAAGCAACAG TGTGTCAAAGACCAACATGTATAATCTGCTTCAATCAAGACTTGATACTCTACTTTTTGAGATAATCTTTCCACTTATGTGCTTCAATGACGAAGACCAAAAACTCTGGGATGAAGACCCACATGAATATGTGAGGAAGGGTTATG ACATCATAGAGGATTTGTACAGTCCTAGAACTGCTGCTATGGATTTCGTAAGTGAGTTGGTAAGAAAGCGCGGGAAAGAGAACCTTCATAAATTTATACTGTACATTGTGGAGATTTTTAGAAG ATATGACGAAGCAGCAATAGAATATAAGCCCTACCGACAGAAAGATGGCGCCCTACTTGCAATTGGAGCACTATGTGATAAACTGAAGCAAACAGAACCTTACAAGTCGGAGCTTGAACGCATGTTATTGCAACATGTTTTTCCCGAGTTCAACAGTCATGTGGGCCATCTTAGAGCCAAg GCAGCCTGGGTTGCTGGACAATATGCACATATCAAATTCTCAGACACAAACATTTTCCGTAAAGCACTGCAAAGTGTTGTTGCTGGGATGCGGGACCCAGAGCTTCCAGTTCGCGTTGACTCTGTTTTTGCTTTACGTTCATTTGTTGAAGCGTGCAAGG ATTTGGATGAAATCCGACCTATACTTCCACAATTACTGGATG AATTCTTCAAACTTATGAATGAAGTTGAGAATGAGGATCTTGTGTTTACTCTGGAGACTATTGTGGACAAATTTGGGGAGGAGATGGCACCCTATGCTCTTGGGTTGTGTCAGAATCTG GCTGCTGCTTTTTGGAAGTGTATGCACACTGCTGAGGTTGATGATGAGGCCGATGATCCAGGTGCTTTGGCAGCAGTTGGATGCTTGCGGGCCATTAGCACAATACTTGAGTCAGTAAGCAGGCTTCCTCAGCTGTTTGTTCAGATTGAGCCAACTCTACTTCCAATTATGCGTAGGATGCTGACTACTGATGGGCAAG AGGTCTTCGAGGAAGTTCTGGAAATTGTATCATATATGACTTTCTACTCACCAACGATATCTATGGACATGTGGACCCTCTGGCCATTAATGACTGAGGCGCTATCTGACTGGGCTATTGATTTCTTTCCAA ATATTCTCGTTCCTCTAGACAACTTTATATCCAGGGGTACTATGCATTACCTCACTTGCAAGGAGCCAGACTACCAGCAAAGTCTTTGGAAATTGATTTCTACC ATCATGGGAGATAAAAATATGGAGGACAGTGATATTGAACCTGCACCTAAGCTCATTGAAGTGGTGTTCCAGAACTTCAGGGGGCAGGCAGATCACTGGGTTGAACCTTATATTAGAATCACAGTTGAACGGTTGCGTCGAACTGAGGGAGCATATTTAAAATGTCTTTTGATGCAAGTG ATTGCCAATGCCCTTTACTACAATGCACCTTTGACACTCAACATATTGCAAAAGCTTGGTGTTGCTACAGAAATATTTAATCATTGGTTCCAGATGTTGCAACAGACTAAAAAGAGTGGACTACGATCTAATTTTAAGAG AATACATGATAAAAAGGTTTGCTGCTTGGGCTTAACAGCGCTGCTCCAACTTCCTGCTGAACAGTTACCAATGGAGGCCATGATGCGTGTTTTCAAGGCAACCCTTGATCTACTTGCTGCCTACAAAGATCAAGTAGCGG AAGCTGCAAAGGATTTAGAGATTGCGGGTGATGATGACATGAATGGTTTGCtttctgatgaggaagatgatgTGGACGAGTCTGACAAAGAAATGGGAGTTGATGCTGAGGACGTAGATGAAGCTAATAACAAATCTCTTCAAAGATTGGCTGCACAG GCGAGGTCTTTCCGGTCaaatgatgatgaagaagatgacgATGATACAGATGATGACTTCAGTGATGATGAGGAACTACAGTCACCAATTGATGAGGTCGACCCTTTTGTGTTCTTTGTTGACTCGACCAAAG TTTTGCAAGAATCAGGTGAAATGAGGTTCCAGAGTCTTACACAAGCTCTTGACATCCATTATCAAGCACTAGCCAATGTTGTTTTTCAGCATGCTGAGCTGAGAAGAGTTGAAATAGAGAAAGAAAAGTTGGCAAAGGCATCAGGAGTTGCACCTTCTTCATGA
- the LOC141682719 gene encoding putative clathrin assembly protein At1g25240, with product MNLWKRAAGVLKDQSSIWLTSFSKRTAWRNPDIEVAVIKSTSHNDSRVDYRNSQRVFAWVRVSPAYLKPLVLAIALRIQKTRSWVVALKGLMLMNGVFCSRVPAVQRIGRLPFDLSSFKDEHSKPGEKWGHDTFIRAYYSFLDRKSSLLYSHAQEQYKGQLRKVEADQDEPRTFTSMMQCLVWLQEMQDLLDMLMEIKPRSETMVGTLILEAMDCVMIEIFDVYSRICSGISAVLIQIWSAGKVEASMGLKVLHKANIQGKELCSYIEFCRELGVTNAVNCPAVKQIPEEDIMMLEHIISEVSDRSNEPKIDTTKERSSSIVTLESKVDEQNDSGRHSLQTKVTDQWEAFDEDHSRIFVMGEKVAKSREEHLKALIPLIDIHVHGNKTDFPNLISL from the coding sequence ATGAACCTGTGGAAAAGAGCAGCTGGAGTGCTTAAAGATCAGAGTAGCATCTGGTTAACATCTTTCTCAAAGAGGACAGCATGGAGGAACCCCGATATCGAGGTGGCCGTCATTAAATCTACGAGTCACAATGATTCCCGGGTTGATTATCGAAATTCCCAGAGAGTCTTTGCCTGGGTTCGGGTCTCCCCAGCATACCTCAAACCTCTGGTACTGGCCATTGCTTTGAGAATTCAGAAGACTCGTAGCTGGGTAGTCGCTCTAAAGGGATTGATGCTCATGAACGGGGTTTTCTGCAGCAGAGTCCCTGCTGTTCAGAGAATTGGGAGGTTACCATTTGATTTGTCAAGCTTTAAGGATGAACATTCAAAGCCTGGGGAAAAATGGGGTCACGATACCTTCATACGGGCTTATTATTCCTTTCTTGATCGTAAATCTTCGTTGTTATATTCACATGCACAGGAACAATATAAAGGACAGCTTAGGAAAGTTGAGGCAGATCAAGATGAACCAAGAACATTCACTTCAATGATGCAATGCCTTGTGTGGCTGCAAGAAATGCAAGATTTGCTTGATATGTTGATGGAAATTAAACCACGATCAGAGACTATGGTGGGTACTTTGATTCTTGAAGCTATGGATTGCGTGATGATTGAGATTTTTGATGTTTACAGCAGAATATGCAGTGGCATTTCTGCAGTTTTGATCCAAATTTGGTCTGCTGGGAAGGTTGAAGCGTCGATGGGACTCAAAGTTTTGCATAAAGCAAACATACAGGGGAAAGAACTCTGTTCATACATAGAATTTTGCAGAGAATTAGGTGTTACTAATGCTGTAAATTGCCCGGCAGTGAAACAAATTCCAGAAGAAGATATAATGATGCTGGAGCATATTATCTCTGAAGTTTCGGATAGAAGTAACGAACCAAAAATTGATACAACAAAAGAAAGATCATCAAGTATAGTGACACTGGAGTCTAAAGTCGACGAGCAAAATGATTCAGGGAGACATAGTTTGCAGACAAAAGTTACAGATCAGTGGGAGGCCTTTGATGAAGATCACTCGAGAATTTTTGTGATGGGTGAAAAAGTAGCCAAGTCAAGAGAAGAACATTTGAAGGCATTGATTCCATTGATTGATATTCATGTTCATGGTAATAAAACAGACTTCCCAAATCTCATTAGTCTCTAA